The Anolis carolinensis isolate JA03-04 chromosome 1, rAnoCar3.1.pri, whole genome shotgun sequence genome window below encodes:
- the LOC100559548 gene encoding RNA-binding protein 45 isoform X2, with protein MCSPREEAKSHIIQRKNLIALVSSTRSSMSNWSISSSANQKKRINASRQGNLIALGHAAALNEHNIDVFHPHGHEYVESTSQETISPQLQRSTMSPSEQLPDLSSLETSDNRSQESVSRRLSVVSEFPLQRKQLFNLFDLIPGLEACEIHQGLYSKRTYAMIQYSNVASAIFAKNRLNGYEYPFGNHLLVTFIEDETDETNLFEEMATELVNSEMLSVIWKDNSVLQLLGFSEPPIPPRIQTDAELPSSKRRAPPDSPVRESLLIIFDPHPLPPDVLDNVLSRFGNFIKVYLIPGKNMGHAMFADRASASDAIAVLHGKTVNDVKLKVTLSYLPMEKTTKP; from the exons ATGTGCAGTCCCAGAGAGGAAGCAAAGAGCCATATAATACAGAGGAAGAACCTTATTGCTTTAG TTTCCAGCACCAGATCATCTATGTCCAACTGGAGTATATCCAGTAGCGCAAACCAGAAAAAGCGAATCAATGCATCACGGCAGGGAAACCTGATTGCTTTAG GTCATGCGGCAGCTTTGAATGAACATAACATTGATGTGTTTCATCCCCATGGACATGAATATGTTGAGAGTACAAGCCAGGAGACAATCAGCCCTCAACTACAAAGGAGCACCATGTCTCCTTCAG AACAATTGCCAGACCTTTCAAGCTTGGAAACAAGTGATAACAGAAGCCAAGAATCTGTCTCCAGGCGCTTATCAGTAGTATCAGAATTCCCATTGCAACGAAAGCAACTATTCAATCTCTTCGATCTCATCCCAGGATTGGAAGCTTGTGAAATTCATCAGGGACTTTACAGTAAACGCA catatGCAATGATTCAATACAGTAATGTTGCATCAGCGATCTTTGCCAAAAACAGACTCAACGGTTATGAATATCCTTTTGGGAATCATCTGCTTGTTACTTTTATTGAAGATGAAACTGATGAAACTAA TCTCTTCGAAGAAATGGCAACAGAACTGGTGAATTCAGAGATGTTATCAGTAATATGGAAAGACAATTCAGTTCTTCAGCTTCTGGGCTTCTCT GAGCCCCCGATTCCACCCCGTATCCAAACAGACGCTGAACTTCCTTCAAGCAAAAGGAGAGCTCCTCCTGACTCTCCTGTGCGGGAAAGTCTTCTCATCATATTTGACCCTCACCCCTTACCTCCAGATGTCTTGGACAATGTATTAAG TCGATTTGGAAATTTTATAAAAGTTTACCTTATTCCTGGGAAAAACATGGGTCATGCCATGTTTGCTGACAGAGCCAGTGCTAGTGATGCCATAGCAGTGTTACATGGGAAGACTGTGAATGATGTGAAGCTGAAGGTGACACTATCTTATTTGCCTATGGAGAAGACCACAAAACCCTAA
- the LOC100559548 gene encoding RNA-binding protein 45 isoform X1, translated as MCSPREEAKSHIIQRKNLIALAVSSTRSSMSNWSISSSANQKKRINASRQGNLIALGHAAALNEHNIDVFHPHGHEYVESTSQETISPQLQRSTMSPSEQLPDLSSLETSDNRSQESVSRRLSVVSEFPLQRKQLFNLFDLIPGLEACEIHQGLYSKRTYAMIQYSNVASAIFAKNRLNGYEYPFGNHLLVTFIEDETDETNLFEEMATELVNSEMLSVIWKDNSVLQLLGFSEPPIPPRIQTDAELPSSKRRAPPDSPVRESLLIIFDPHPLPPDVLDNVLSRFGNFIKVYLIPGKNMGHAMFADRASASDAIAVLHGKTVNDVKLKVTLSYLPMEKTTKP; from the exons ATGTGCAGTCCCAGAGAGGAAGCAAAGAGCCATATAATACAGAGGAAGAACCTTATTGCTTTAG CAGTTTCCAGCACCAGATCATCTATGTCCAACTGGAGTATATCCAGTAGCGCAAACCAGAAAAAGCGAATCAATGCATCACGGCAGGGAAACCTGATTGCTTTAG GTCATGCGGCAGCTTTGAATGAACATAACATTGATGTGTTTCATCCCCATGGACATGAATATGTTGAGAGTACAAGCCAGGAGACAATCAGCCCTCAACTACAAAGGAGCACCATGTCTCCTTCAG AACAATTGCCAGACCTTTCAAGCTTGGAAACAAGTGATAACAGAAGCCAAGAATCTGTCTCCAGGCGCTTATCAGTAGTATCAGAATTCCCATTGCAACGAAAGCAACTATTCAATCTCTTCGATCTCATCCCAGGATTGGAAGCTTGTGAAATTCATCAGGGACTTTACAGTAAACGCA catatGCAATGATTCAATACAGTAATGTTGCATCAGCGATCTTTGCCAAAAACAGACTCAACGGTTATGAATATCCTTTTGGGAATCATCTGCTTGTTACTTTTATTGAAGATGAAACTGATGAAACTAA TCTCTTCGAAGAAATGGCAACAGAACTGGTGAATTCAGAGATGTTATCAGTAATATGGAAAGACAATTCAGTTCTTCAGCTTCTGGGCTTCTCT GAGCCCCCGATTCCACCCCGTATCCAAACAGACGCTGAACTTCCTTCAAGCAAAAGGAGAGCTCCTCCTGACTCTCCTGTGCGGGAAAGTCTTCTCATCATATTTGACCCTCACCCCTTACCTCCAGATGTCTTGGACAATGTATTAAG TCGATTTGGAAATTTTATAAAAGTTTACCTTATTCCTGGGAAAAACATGGGTCATGCCATGTTTGCTGACAGAGCCAGTGCTAGTGATGCCATAGCAGTGTTACATGGGAAGACTGTGAATGATGTGAAGCTGAAGGTGACACTATCTTATTTGCCTATGGAGAAGACCACAAAACCCTAA
- the LOC100559548 gene encoding RNA-binding protein 45 isoform X3, producing MSNWSISSSANQKKRINASRQGNLIALGHAAALNEHNIDVFHPHGHEYVESTSQETISPQLQRSTMSPSEQLPDLSSLETSDNRSQESVSRRLSVVSEFPLQRKQLFNLFDLIPGLEACEIHQGLYSKRTYAMIQYSNVASAIFAKNRLNGYEYPFGNHLLVTFIEDETDETNLFEEMATELVNSEMLSVIWKDNSVLQLLGFSEPPIPPRIQTDAELPSSKRRAPPDSPVRESLLIIFDPHPLPPDVLDNVLSRFGNFIKVYLIPGKNMGHAMFADRASASDAIAVLHGKTVNDVKLKVTLSYLPMEKTTKP from the exons ATGTCCAACTGGAGTATATCCAGTAGCGCAAACCAGAAAAAGCGAATCAATGCATCACGGCAGGGAAACCTGATTGCTTTAG GTCATGCGGCAGCTTTGAATGAACATAACATTGATGTGTTTCATCCCCATGGACATGAATATGTTGAGAGTACAAGCCAGGAGACAATCAGCCCTCAACTACAAAGGAGCACCATGTCTCCTTCAG AACAATTGCCAGACCTTTCAAGCTTGGAAACAAGTGATAACAGAAGCCAAGAATCTGTCTCCAGGCGCTTATCAGTAGTATCAGAATTCCCATTGCAACGAAAGCAACTATTCAATCTCTTCGATCTCATCCCAGGATTGGAAGCTTGTGAAATTCATCAGGGACTTTACAGTAAACGCA catatGCAATGATTCAATACAGTAATGTTGCATCAGCGATCTTTGCCAAAAACAGACTCAACGGTTATGAATATCCTTTTGGGAATCATCTGCTTGTTACTTTTATTGAAGATGAAACTGATGAAACTAA TCTCTTCGAAGAAATGGCAACAGAACTGGTGAATTCAGAGATGTTATCAGTAATATGGAAAGACAATTCAGTTCTTCAGCTTCTGGGCTTCTCT GAGCCCCCGATTCCACCCCGTATCCAAACAGACGCTGAACTTCCTTCAAGCAAAAGGAGAGCTCCTCCTGACTCTCCTGTGCGGGAAAGTCTTCTCATCATATTTGACCCTCACCCCTTACCTCCAGATGTCTTGGACAATGTATTAAG TCGATTTGGAAATTTTATAAAAGTTTACCTTATTCCTGGGAAAAACATGGGTCATGCCATGTTTGCTGACAGAGCCAGTGCTAGTGATGCCATAGCAGTGTTACATGGGAAGACTGTGAATGATGTGAAGCTGAAGGTGACACTATCTTATTTGCCTATGGAGAAGACCACAAAACCCTAA